Proteins from one Clostridium cellulovorans 743B genomic window:
- a CDS encoding SHOCT domain-containing protein has product MRHGYHMGFGLYGSYILIFLLIAFSVLAVLFFKSKPVANPFTIKLIDILKEKYAAGIITADEYIERKMIIEELKFVNPYTPVLLERYAQCLIDTKDFLIIRNILESKNLDSSISEGLAKGLLPYEDFKDI; this is encoded by the coding sequence ATGAGGCATGGCTACCACATGGGCTTTGGATTATATGGCTCATATATTTTGATATTTCTTCTTATAGCTTTCTCTGTGTTGGCAGTATTATTTTTCAAAAGTAAACCAGTTGCAAACCCCTTCACCATAAAATTGATCGATATACTCAAGGAAAAGTATGCTGCGGGAATTATAACTGCTGATGAATATATAGAAAGAAAAATGATTATAGAAGAACTGAAGTTTGTAAATCCATATACACCAGTACTTCTAGAAAGATATGCTCAGTGCCTTATAGACACAAAGGATTTTTTAATCATTAGAAATATACTTGAGAGTAAAAATCTTGATAGCAGTATTAGTGAAGGGCTTGCAAAAGGATTACTGCCTTATGAGGACTTTAAAGATATATAA
- a CDS encoding 4Fe-4S binding protein: MKNNKILKNLRYVLLGIFLIHITVETYLHQVLGGGEAPSIHALCPYGALESLYQVMFSGTFVEKIFSGTLIILVISVAIALIFRRSFCGLICPFGALQEFFGIIGKKIFKKRFVVPEKIDKPMRYLKYVVLAVTLYFAWKTAGLWVNPYDPWAAYGHISEGISALFEEYLIGFIILIAILIGSLLYDRFFCKYLCPMGSFYGLISKLSLGKIVRNENSCVNCNLCSKSCPMNIKVSKAKEIKSAECISCQSCVLSCPKKGTLEYKVKNKSVKPAIVILLVLLIFFGAIGATKVIGMYQVTPSKITSETKLTPEEIKGYMTLEEIATGLKLDLNQVYEKLDLPNSVPKDTKLKEIKDIIPDFEVEEAKEKLKK; this comes from the coding sequence ATGAAAAATAATAAGATATTGAAAAATTTACGATATGTTCTACTAGGTATATTTCTAATACACATTACGGTTGAGACTTATCTTCATCAAGTTTTAGGTGGTGGAGAAGCTCCATCAATACACGCACTATGTCCATATGGAGCTTTAGAATCATTGTATCAAGTGATGTTTAGCGGAACTTTTGTGGAAAAAATATTCTCGGGTACACTTATTATTTTAGTTATATCAGTAGCAATAGCACTAATTTTTAGAAGAAGTTTTTGCGGGTTGATTTGTCCTTTTGGAGCACTTCAAGAGTTCTTTGGAATTATAGGTAAAAAGATATTTAAGAAGAGATTTGTTGTTCCAGAAAAGATAGACAAGCCAATGAGATATTTGAAATATGTTGTTCTCGCAGTAACTCTTTATTTTGCATGGAAAACAGCAGGTTTATGGGTGAATCCATATGATCCTTGGGCAGCATATGGACATATAAGTGAAGGTATATCAGCTCTTTTTGAAGAGTATCTAATAGGTTTTATTATACTAATAGCAATTCTAATTGGATCATTACTATATGATAGATTCTTTTGTAAATACCTTTGTCCTATGGGTTCCTTTTACGGATTAATTTCAAAACTAAGTCTAGGAAAGATAGTAAGAAATGAGAACTCCTGCGTTAACTGTAACTTGTGTAGCAAGAGTTGCCCAATGAATATAAAGGTTTCTAAAGCTAAAGAAATAAAATCTGCTGAATGTATAAGCTGCCAAAGCTGTGTGCTTTCTTGTCCAAAGAAAGGTACGTTAGAATACAAAGTTAAAAACAAATCAGTTAAACCAGCAATTGTAATATTATTAGTACTTTTAATATTCTTTGGTGCTATAGGTGCTACTAAGGTTATAGGCATGTATCAAGTTACACCTTCTAAGATAACTTCTGAAACAAAATTGACACCAGAAGAAATAAAAGGATACATGACCTTAGAAGAAATAGCTACTGGATTAAAGTTAGATTTAAACCAGGTCTATGAAAAATTAGACTTACCAAATTCTGTTCCTAAAGATACTAAGCTGAAAGAAATTAAAGATATTATTCCTGATTTTGAAGTTGAAGAAGCTAAGGAAAAGCTAAAGAAATAA
- a CDS encoding C-GCAxxG-C-C family (seleno)protein produces MSNAVEFYKQGYNCSESILMAVNEEKNLNLPVAMASAFGGGMGVASTCGAITGALMALGAVKGRETAEEKNIARVSAKEFMNKVNEKYGTYECKELKRKGVSCPEIIEYAHEVMKEYIK; encoded by the coding sequence ATGAGTAATGCAGTAGAGTTTTATAAGCAAGGATATAATTGTTCAGAGTCCATATTAATGGCTGTTAATGAAGAAAAAAACCTAAACCTTCCAGTAGCAATGGCAAGCGCCTTTGGGGGCGGAATGGGAGTAGCAAGTACTTGTGGAGCAATCACAGGAGCATTAATGGCATTAGGAGCAGTAAAAGGAAGAGAAACTGCAGAGGAAAAAAATATCGCAAGAGTATCAGCAAAAGAATTTATGAATAAAGTTAATGAAAAGTATGGTACTTATGAATGTAAGGAATTAAAACGTAAGGGTGTATCCTGTCCAGAAATAATAGAGTATGCTCATGAAGTTATGAAAGAATATATAAAGTAG
- a CDS encoding ferritin-like domain-containing protein — protein MEKNKSKQMMDSKLFKEAIEGIKDAVQGEREDELFYDYLLNEAEDDEEKDIISDIRDDERRHNRIYKIIYEDLTGREVSKGDEESFKRPKSYLDGIKRALLGELRAVEKYRDIRRKLPRGQYIDVLTDIITDELKHASKYNLLYTINMNKNMNNNMDKNNNKNGSMNNNMNGNMNENMSNLYNDLYENASRAMQDTSKFTPDEWVKYIMPVVENAMTNMKEDTNNEHLYQVLVLSGVLIGLGMKPEDAINKVQDWEKTGESELLVASKMSRYFFQ, from the coding sequence ATGGAAAAAAATAAAAGTAAACAAATGATGGACAGCAAATTATTTAAAGAAGCAATTGAAGGAATAAAAGATGCAGTTCAAGGAGAAAGAGAAGATGAATTATTTTATGATTATCTTCTAAATGAAGCAGAGGATGATGAAGAAAAAGACATTATATCAGATATAAGAGATGATGAACGTAGACATAATAGGATATACAAAATAATCTATGAAGATTTAACAGGTAGAGAAGTTTCAAAGGGTGATGAAGAAAGCTTTAAAAGACCTAAATCATATTTAGATGGTATTAAAAGAGCATTACTTGGCGAATTAAGAGCTGTAGAAAAATACAGAGATATCAGAAGAAAACTTCCTAGAGGACAATATATAGACGTATTAACAGATATTATTACAGATGAATTAAAGCATGCATCAAAATATAACTTATTATATACTATCAACATGAATAAGAATATGAATAACAATATGGATAAGAATAACAATAAGAATGGCAGCATGAATAACAACATGAATGGTAATATGAATGAGAATATGAGTAACCTTTATAACGATTTATATGAAAATGCAAGCAGAGCTATGCAGGATACATCTAAGTTTACTCCAGATGAATGGGTAAAATATATTATGCCAGTAGTTGAAAATGCTATGACAAATATGAAAGAGGATACTAATAACGAACACTTATATCAAGTATTAGTATTATCAGGTGTGCTTATTGGATTAGGAATGAAACCAGAAGATGCTATTAATAAGGTTCAAGATTGGGAAAAGACTGGCGAGTCCGAGTTATTAGTAGCTAGTAAAATGAGTAGATATTTTTTTCAATAG